The window TCctttgtgccaatccatcctGTAGTTATTAAGATATTTCACCAGACATTTGAGAACTAGGACCTGTCGTTGGTGCTAGATAATAAGTCAGAGGATCAACAAAGACAaagggattcatcctctggtggCCACGAATGTCTGTATAAAATTTCATGTTTATCCAATTAATAATTGTTGAGACATGGTTGTGTAAAAGATACTTTTGAGAAAAATTATGAAAGGTTTGGGAGCTACTAATCCAAACGTTATTGCATTAACTTGCTCCTTACTCTTCCCCCTCATCATCAGTGCAATCTGAGCTGAGAATCACAACTATAAAGGTAGTTTTATCTTTACCTTTCTGACTCTTAATACTTAAGCTTGTCACTGTGAATACAAGATCAAAGATAAAGCACATTTTACTGATtatcttttaacatttttccttATAGCAAGAGCCATATACAATTTCCAAGGGCACTCAGCTGGAAGGCTTTTGCATGGACCTGCTGTCTGAAGTTGCCAAGAAACTGGGCTTTAAGTACAGAGTGCAGCTGGTGAAAGATGGTTCGTACGGCAGGCAAGATGACAATGGGAACTGGAATGGGATGATTGGAGAGGTGGTGAGAGGGGTGAGTATATGAAAACTGACATTTGAAGGAGTCAAAGGACAGCAGAGTACTCTGTAGAAGCTTGAGTCGTCGAGCTGGCAACTGTTGCATTCAAAATAAGTCAATATGTGGCGGGGTTGTTGGTTAAATTAAAAACTCTTCAACCCCTTAACAATTTTCTATAAATGTATGTCTATAATATCTTCTTACACACGTTCAATGTTTTGATGCATTCCCCTGCAGGAGGCAGATCTTGCGATCGCTCCACTGACTCTCACTGCAGCCCGTGAGAAAGCCGTGGGGATGACCAAACCGTTCATGCAAACAGGAATCAGCATCCTGCTGAGGAAGGACATCTCGGAGGGATCGGGCTTCTTTGATTTTCTGACCCCCTTTACAGCTGAGACCTGGGTCGGCATCCTCATTGCCTATCTGGGGACTGCTGCAAGCATCTTTATAGTTGCCAGGTTGGTAATGCAAGAAGTTGAATCTTTCATCTATTTATCGTTGTTTACTGATGGGGTTGTATATGGATTTAAATGTGAACATCTACTTATTTTCTGGggatatttccacatttttgcaAGCAGTGGAGTGGTGTTACATTAatgattctttttatttttttacgtGACTGCAGAATCAGCCCGTGTGAGTGGAGTCAGCCTCAGAGTGAACAGAACCGATTCAGCTTCCTCCACAGCCTGTGGTACACAGCTGGAGCTCTGACTCTTCAAGGTAAACAGCAAAACCAGACACTTCGTATGCCAACACAGCAAATGGAGAGGAGAGTCTCTGTACTactcatttgtttctttttatctgcAAAACTTCTCTTTCTCATATAGAATAACATTTCTTCCTTGTGTTCCTTTTCGTGTTGTCAGGTGCTGGTCCTCACCCCAAAGCTCTTTCAGGTCGtgtcatctgctgcagctggtggtTTTTTACTGTTGTCCTCCTGGCTTGTTATTTCTCCAACCTCAGCTCCTCTAAGAGCTCTGAGTCAGCTCAGCTGATGGTGAAAGGATTTGAGGACTTGGCCAATCAGGACACAATTGAGTATGGCTGCCTGGCTGGCTCTTCCACCCTTGCCTTCTTTAAGGTGAGAATGAAGATGTTGATCTCTCAGTTGTTAAGACTTGAAAGACAACTCGTGCATTGGATTACTTATCTCATGGCAGCTTTTATGCAAtccaattattattttctctttcatccaGAATTCAAACAACCCAGTGTATCGCAGAATCTATGAACACATGGAGAGAACTAAGAGTTTCGTGTCATCTATGGATGAGGGGGTCCGGCGTGCAAAAGAGGGCAACTTCGCCTTTATTGGAGAATCTGTCTCTCTAGACTTGGCAGTGGCGCGGCATTGTGAACTGGTCAGAGCTCATGAAGTCGTTGGCATGAGAGGATACAGCATTGCTGCTGCGTTTGGTGAGGCTGCTCATTTTAAGACCTCTaaataattgaattaaaaagaaaaatgttgaaatagtGTAGCTAACATTACACCTATCAATTTCCTCAAGGTTCTCCTTTGATAAAGAACCTCAGTGTGGCAATCCTTCAATTGAGTGAAGCTGGAGAGCTGGCTTACCTGCGAAGCAAGTGGTGGGCCAGCAGCTGCATAGCAGACAGGACCAAGTCTTCACCTGTGCAGCTGCACAGCCTCAAGGGGATGTTCCTGGTTCTTTCCCTGGGCTTGGGGCTGGGAGCACTGTTGGCTGTCCTGGAGCTCACCTCTAAGAGTCGCAGGGGTGCAGTGGAGCAGAGGGTATTTGCAAATGCATTCACAAATCACATTactgctgacaaaaaaaaacaaaaaaccttcaTCGCCAAAGTGTTAACTTTCCAGAAACTAATGCAAGTAGTATTGTTTTCAGCTTGacaatgtgcatttgtgtttatacAGTAGGATTTGAAACTCTTTCATAAGCCTTGAGACTGCAGCCTTTGCTGAACcatttaaagacattaaaaattaattataatGAACTTCTGGTTGTTAAACCAGTCAGGAGCCGACatcacatttagtttttgtctACGTATAGCCCAATTTATAAGTCTGTTGAAGATGTGGTTCATAAACACTACATATCTTGGCATCTAACTCCAACATTAGCAAATCCATTGAGTCACCTCCTAGATTCTGCCACAAGAGGGTGTCTGACATAAGAGACTAGTTAAATCTGATGTGCCAATAACACCCAATAACATCCCCAGTGGTAATTTTCCTTGTCATAATTGTGTATGATGTAACTTTCTGATCAGAGGTAATAAGTTCACTCATCCTTCAATTGACAGGGGCATTTTTGTTAAAGGTAGAATCACATATCTGGGCACTTTAATTCTTTTtgtaatatgatttatttttagtgcagtttgttttgttctaaAAGCTCCTTCTTGGTATGAGTCTGGCCACGTTCACATTAAATTCATCAACATATTGACACATtaactgatttatatttttatctctCCCTCAGAAATCCTGTTGCACTGTGCTGACTGAAGAACTGAGTCTGCGCTTGAGGACCAGCAATGCAAGCAGACCCCAGGAAAATGtagacaaagataaagaaaaggcatagaaatgatctagaaacatgtttttaccaTGTTTGAAAACTGTGATCCTTtt is drawn from Seriola aureovittata isolate HTS-2021-v1 ecotype China chromosome 2, ASM2101889v1, whole genome shotgun sequence and contains these coding sequences:
- the si:dkey-183j2.10 gene encoding glutamate receptor U1 → MQISRNKMLFGFFALSFGFFLETGICAAVQSELRITTIKQEPYTISKGTQLEGFCMDLLSEVAKKLGFKYRVQLVKDGSYGRQDDNGNWNGMIGEVVRGEADLAIAPLTLTAAREKAVGMTKPFMQTGISILLRKDISEGSGFFDFLTPFTAETWVGILIAYLGTAASIFIVARISPCEWSQPQSEQNRFSFLHSLWYTAGALTLQGAGPHPKALSGRVICCSWWFFTVVLLACYFSNLSSSKSSESAQLMVKGFEDLANQDTIEYGCLAGSSTLAFFKNSNNPVYRRIYEHMERTKSFVSSMDEGVRRAKEGNFAFIGESVSLDLAVARHCELVRAHEVVGMRGYSIAAAFGSPLIKNLSVAILQLSEAGELAYLRSKWWASSCIADRTKSSPVQLHSLKGMFLVLSLGLGLGALLAVLELTSKSRRGAVEQRKSCCTVLTEELSLRLRTSNASRPQENVDKDKEKA